A region from the Acidiferrobacter sp. SPIII_3 genome encodes:
- a CDS encoding ABC transporter permease, translated as MFRKAKSVIRETGWKAGLIPLLSMIAGLALWQWLTESHVRFILDFSNIPTPVAVFHAFMAVVVTKIFWRDIFWSMYRILIAFGLATIVGVAAGVAMGYSTFMRLIIAPYIELTRPIPAIAWVPMAILAWPTTEQSIIFITFLGAVFPIVLNTWDGVRRVPSELVKAARSLGANRVGVMLHVVMPYAVPNITVGMALGMGGAWFALLAGEMISGRYGIGYFTWESYQLIQYGNIIVGMLTIGLLSSVSTGSIYWLKRKMVPWAD; from the coding sequence ATGTTCAGGAAGGCCAAGTCAGTGATAAGGGAGACCGGCTGGAAGGCCGGCCTCATTCCCCTGCTGTCCATGATAGCGGGCTTGGCTTTATGGCAGTGGCTGACCGAGTCGCACGTGAGGTTCATCCTGGACTTCTCGAACATACCAACGCCTGTCGCGGTCTTTCATGCGTTCATGGCCGTGGTCGTAACCAAGATATTCTGGCGCGACATTTTTTGGAGCATGTACCGGATCCTGATTGCCTTTGGTCTGGCGACGATAGTGGGTGTGGCCGCGGGGGTCGCGATGGGCTATAGCACCTTCATGCGGCTTATCATAGCGCCCTATATCGAGTTGACGCGGCCGATACCCGCGATCGCTTGGGTCCCCATGGCCATCCTGGCTTGGCCAACCACTGAGCAGAGCATCATATTCATCACGTTTTTGGGCGCGGTCTTCCCGATCGTTCTAAATACCTGGGATGGCGTGCGCCGCGTGCCGAGCGAGCTCGTAAAGGCGGCGCGGTCCTTGGGCGCCAACAGGGTGGGCGTCATGCTTCACGTGGTCATGCCTTACGCGGTCCCCAACATCACGGTCGGCATGGCGCTTGGCATGGGTGGGGCGTGGTTTGCGCTCCTCGCCGGCGAGATGATCAGTGGCCGCTACGGCATCGGCTATTTCACATGGGAGTCCTATCAGCTCATACAATACGGAAACATCATCGTCGGCATGCTTACCATAGGACTTTTGAGTAGTGTGAGCACGGGGTCCATTTACTGGCTGAAACGCAAGATGGTTCCCTGGGCGGACTAA
- a CDS encoding ABC transporter ATP-binding protein: MRHIGNIDVKSLTLGFRRFGFVKPIVEDFSLKCESGSFTSIIGSSGCGKSTLLNAIGGHYRPLSGQILLDGCEITGPAAELGIVFQQHTLFPWKTVVENVRFGPMQRGVSKEEANRIAGRYIEMVGLSGYDDYYPKMLSGGMQHRAEIARALANAPSVLLMDEPFGALDAQMRATLQNSLMEIWRETKVTVIFVTHDVEEAMYLSQKIVVMSRDRGKICEAISVDDPFPRSKERLFTSQYGCTLKERCIASLGM, from the coding sequence ATGAGGCATATTGGGAATATAGACGTCAAGAGCTTGACGCTGGGCTTCAGGAGATTCGGTTTTGTGAAGCCGATCGTAGAGGACTTTAGCCTAAAGTGCGAGAGCGGCTCGTTTACGTCCATTATTGGATCTTCTGGCTGCGGAAAGAGCACCCTCCTGAACGCCATAGGCGGGCATTACAGACCGCTTTCCGGCCAGATACTCTTGGATGGGTGTGAGATAACCGGACCGGCGGCGGAATTGGGCATCGTATTTCAACAACACACCTTGTTTCCGTGGAAGACTGTCGTGGAGAACGTCCGTTTTGGACCCATGCAGAGGGGCGTGTCGAAAGAGGAGGCCAATCGGATCGCCGGGAGATATATCGAAATGGTCGGCCTTTCTGGCTACGACGACTACTATCCGAAGATGCTGTCTGGCGGAATGCAACACCGCGCCGAGATCGCCCGGGCGCTTGCCAATGCGCCTTCGGTCTTGCTTATGGACGAGCCATTCGGGGCGCTCGATGCGCAGATGAGGGCGACATTACAAAATAGTCTCATGGAAATCTGGCGGGAGACCAAGGTGACGGTGATTTTTGTGACGCACGACGTGGAGGAGGCCATGTATTTGAGCCAGAAGATTGTCGTGATGTCGCGTGACAGGGGCAAAATCTGCGAGGCCATTTCGGTCGATGATCCGTTTCCGAGAAGTAAAGAGCGATTATTTACGAGCCAATATGGTTGCACGCTCAAGGAGCGATGCATCGCCTCTTTGGGGATGTAG
- a CDS encoding OprD family outer membrane porin — MKHISRAALAGAVLICVGAGDAHAGKGFFGGMKVNGDIRAYDFTRHYSGPVAGQQAFALGGALNVLSGSVYGFSAGLSFYTAHNLGLNNANHALVDGTLAGYDGINTLGQAFVQYDNRRVLVRAGDQSIANPWINASDSRMIPATYQALLAAVRPMTGLTISAMRITRFKSRTSDEFSRTDLYNSTGTFNIGGTGGLAGRRETGAAAVGADYDASGLKAAVWGYQFYDLAKMAYAQGSYALPGVAGLTPFVGAQVVRETGSGPQYLGPVNATVYGAVVGVKRAGDELSLGYDDLPAHAGAFGNGDVVSPYTTGYATDPLYTTSMIQGMIDRKTTGHAVKISATAFLLQHKVRLIASFADYFNTLYSGYASARTNEADLDLTYFLSGPLKGLSIRDRVGIAHNLPVVHRFVYNRLMLEYDF, encoded by the coding sequence ATGAAGCACATTTCTCGGGCGGCGCTCGCGGGTGCCGTGCTGATCTGCGTCGGTGCCGGCGATGCCCATGCTGGCAAGGGCTTTTTCGGGGGCATGAAGGTCAACGGCGATATCCGCGCCTATGACTTCACGCGTCACTATAGCGGGCCGGTGGCCGGCCAGCAGGCCTTCGCCCTGGGTGGTGCGCTCAATGTCTTGAGCGGGTCGGTCTACGGCTTCTCGGCGGGGCTTAGCTTCTATACCGCGCACAACCTCGGCCTGAATAACGCCAACCATGCCCTGGTGGACGGCACGCTCGCGGGTTACGACGGGATCAATACGCTCGGCCAAGCCTTTGTCCAATATGACAATCGCCGGGTCTTGGTGCGCGCCGGCGACCAGTCCATCGCCAATCCCTGGATCAATGCCTCCGACTCGCGCATGATCCCCGCCACCTACCAGGCGTTGCTGGCGGCCGTGCGGCCGATGACGGGGCTTACGATCTCGGCCATGCGCATCACGCGCTTCAAGAGCCGGACGTCCGATGAGTTTTCGCGCACAGACCTTTACAACTCGACGGGCACCTTCAATATCGGCGGTACGGGCGGTCTCGCCGGCCGTCGGGAAACCGGAGCGGCCGCTGTCGGTGCCGATTACGACGCCAGCGGCCTGAAGGCTGCGGTGTGGGGTTATCAATTCTATGACCTCGCCAAGATGGCCTATGCCCAGGGTTCTTACGCGCTGCCTGGCGTGGCCGGCCTCACGCCCTTCGTCGGTGCCCAGGTGGTGCGCGAGACCGGCTCCGGACCGCAATATCTGGGCCCGGTCAACGCCACGGTGTATGGCGCGGTAGTCGGGGTCAAGCGTGCCGGAGATGAGCTCAGCCTGGGGTACGACGATCTGCCGGCCCATGCCGGGGCCTTCGGAAACGGCGACGTGGTCTCGCCGTACACGACCGGCTACGCCACCGACCCCCTGTATACCACCTCCATGATCCAGGGCATGATCGACCGCAAGACTACCGGTCACGCCGTCAAGATCTCGGCCACGGCCTTCCTGCTCCAACACAAGGTCCGCCTGATCGCGAGCTTCGCGGATTACTTCAATACCCTCTATAGTGGTTACGCCTCGGCGCGCACCAACGAGGCGGATCTGGATCTGACCTACTTCCTAAGCGGCCCCTTGAAGGGGCTCTCGATCCGCGATCGCGTCGGCATCGCGCACAACCTGCCGGTCGTCCACCGTTTTGTCTACAACCGGCTGATGCTCGAGTACGACTTCTAG
- the pstB gene encoding phosphate ABC transporter ATP-binding protein PstB: MEPAQNATKITIRNLHFYYGKEAALHDINLAVATNMVTAFIGPSGCGKSTLLRTFNRMYELYPDQRATGEIWLDDRNVLLPGEDLYRLRSRIGMVFQKPTPFPMSIYENVAFGIRLYERLPKAELDDRVEEALRQVALWDEVSAKLGQSGMSLSGGQQQRLCMARAVALKPEVLLLDEPASALDPISTLKIEELIYELKQNYTIVIVTHNMQQAARVSDYTAFMYLGRVVEFNDTNAIFTNPMSKQTEDYITGRYG; encoded by the coding sequence ATGGAACCCGCGCAGAACGCCACCAAGATCACGATCCGGAACTTGCACTTCTATTACGGGAAGGAGGCCGCCCTTCACGATATCAACCTCGCTGTAGCCACAAATATGGTGACGGCGTTCATCGGGCCGTCTGGTTGCGGCAAGTCGACCTTGTTGCGCACTTTCAACCGCATGTATGAGCTCTATCCCGACCAGAGGGCCACGGGCGAGATCTGGCTCGACGACCGCAATGTGTTGTTGCCCGGCGAGGACCTCTACCGCCTGCGCTCGCGCATCGGGATGGTGTTTCAGAAACCGACACCCTTCCCCATGTCCATCTACGAGAATGTGGCGTTCGGTATCCGGCTCTACGAACGCCTCCCGAAGGCCGAGCTGGATGACCGCGTCGAGGAGGCCTTGCGCCAAGTGGCCCTGTGGGACGAGGTGAGCGCGAAGCTTGGGCAAAGCGGCATGAGCCTGTCGGGGGGTCAGCAGCAGCGCCTGTGCATGGCGCGCGCCGTGGCCCTAAAGCCCGAGGTTCTGTTGCTAGACGAGCCGGCATCGGCCCTTGACCCGATATCGACCTTGAAAATCGAGGAACTCATCTACGAGCTGAAGCAGAATTATACGATCGTGATCGTGACCCATAATATGCAGCAAGCGGCGCGCGTTTCCGACTATACTGCCTTTATGTACCTGGGTCGGGTCGTCGAGTTCAACGACACGAATGCCATCTTCACCAACCCGATGTCCAAGCAGACAGAGGACTACATTACCGGGCGTTACGGCTGA
- the phoU gene encoding phosphate signaling complex protein PhoU has product MEPHINPHISRRYNTELEEIRTRVLHMGGLVEQQIVDAMAALVKGDSVLGDEVIKNDYKVNKMDVTIDEECNQIIARRQPTASDLRLVMAVVKTITDLERIGDEAEKIGRMAVRLAAEERPKDGYVEVQSLGNHVRQMVHDALDAFARLDMGAAVRVAREDRQVDKEYDGLMRQMITFMMEDPRTISRVLNVIWAMRALERIGDHARNICEYVIYLVKGKDVRHTSLEQIETEILGATDSRPL; this is encoded by the coding sequence ATGGAGCCTCATATCAATCCGCACATCTCGCGCCGCTACAACACCGAGCTTGAGGAAATCCGCACACGCGTGCTCCACATGGGCGGCCTTGTCGAACAGCAGATCGTCGATGCCATGGCGGCCTTGGTGAAGGGCGACTCTGTCCTTGGCGACGAAGTCATAAAGAACGACTACAAGGTCAACAAGATGGATGTGACCATCGACGAGGAGTGCAATCAGATCATTGCCCGGCGTCAGCCGACCGCGAGCGATCTGCGTCTGGTGATGGCGGTGGTCAAGACGATCACCGACCTGGAGCGGATTGGAGACGAGGCGGAGAAGATCGGGCGCATGGCGGTGCGTCTGGCGGCCGAGGAACGCCCCAAGGATGGATACGTGGAGGTCCAGTCGTTAGGGAACCATGTCCGGCAGATGGTGCATGACGCCTTGGATGCGTTCGCGCGCCTCGACATGGGGGCGGCGGTACGCGTCGCGCGCGAAGACCGTCAGGTGGACAAGGAATATGACGGCCTGATGCGCCAGATGATCACCTTCATGATGGAGGATCCGCGGACGATTTCGCGCGTCCTGAATGTGATATGGGCGATGCGCGCGCTCGAGCGTATCGGCGATCACGCCCGTAACATTTGCGAGTACGTCATTTATCTCGTGAAGGGCAAGGACGTGCGCCACACGAGCCTGGAGCAGATCGAGACCGAGATCCTCGGCGCCACGGATTCGCGCCCCCTCTAG
- the hemB gene encoding porphobilinogen synthase: MRRIRRQRFSRDLVREHSLTASHLIMPAFVLEGRDRSEDIAALPGIQRLSVDRLVSAARTWAADGIAAIALFPVVPREKKSAQAEEAFNPEGLAQTAVRALKAALPGLGVITDVALDPFTIHGQDGVIDESGYVMNDETTEILVRQALSHAHAGADIVAPSDMMDGRVGAIRMALEAEGFRHTQILAYAAKYASAFYGPFRDAVGSGEALGQADKSTYQMDPANGNEALHEVAMDLAEGADMVMVKPGLPYLDVIYRIKETFRVPTLAYHVSGEYAMLKAAVANGWLDERKVVWESLIALRRAGADGILTYYAATVARWLRERTQP; encoded by the coding sequence ATGCGGCGTATTCGCCGGCAGAGATTTTCTCGTGATCTCGTGCGCGAGCACTCATTAACGGCATCCCACCTCATCATGCCCGCGTTTGTTCTTGAAGGCCGGGATCGGAGTGAGGACATAGCGGCGCTACCGGGCATCCAGCGACTGTCCGTCGACCGCCTGGTGAGTGCGGCAAGGACATGGGCCGCGGACGGCATTGCGGCGATTGCCTTGTTTCCCGTCGTGCCCCGGGAGAAAAAATCAGCCCAGGCGGAGGAGGCCTTCAATCCGGAGGGGCTTGCGCAAACCGCGGTGCGCGCCCTGAAAGCGGCCCTCCCCGGTCTGGGGGTCATTACGGATGTCGCCCTCGATCCGTTCACCATCCATGGGCAGGACGGCGTTATCGACGAATCCGGCTACGTCATGAACGACGAGACCACGGAGATCCTGGTCCGCCAGGCCCTGAGCCACGCCCATGCGGGCGCCGACATCGTGGCGCCCTCCGACATGATGGACGGCAGGGTGGGGGCCATTCGCATGGCCCTCGAGGCCGAGGGCTTCCGCCATACCCAGATTCTGGCCTACGCGGCCAAATACGCCTCGGCCTTTTACGGGCCCTTCCGGGACGCCGTGGGGTCAGGCGAGGCGCTCGGCCAAGCGGACAAATCGACCTATCAGATGGACCCGGCCAACGGCAACGAGGCGCTTCACGAGGTGGCGATGGATCTCGCGGAAGGGGCGGACATGGTGATGGTAAAGCCCGGCCTCCCCTACCTCGACGTCATATACCGCATCAAGGAGACATTCCGGGTGCCGACCCTGGCCTACCATGTCAGCGGGGAATACGCCATGCTGAAGGCCGCCGTGGCAAATGGCTGGCTCGACGAGCGCAAGGTCGTCTGGGAGTCCTTGATCGCCTTGCGCCGGGCGGGGGCGGACGGCATATTGACCTATTACGCGGCCACCGTCGCCCGCTGGCTGCGCGAACGCACCCAACCCTAG